A portion of the Microbaculum marinisediminis genome contains these proteins:
- a CDS encoding HD domain-containing protein: MLDTLTSPTEINGIGVPDSRLGRAITEFIRDTESELLFNHSSRVFFFGALAGQQRGLSVNHELLYAAAMFHDVGLMPSHASADLRFEVDGANAARDFLHSYGVDPSDIEKVWTGIALHTTPGVPEFMHPVVALTTAGVEMDVLGLTYGQYPEEIREAVVAAFPRTPHFKEDIIQAFYDGIEHKPHTTFGNVKADVLADKDAGYRRDNFCSVIRCSHWVS; this comes from the coding sequence ATGCTGGACACCCTTACGTCGCCAACCGAAATCAACGGAATAGGTGTGCCGGACAGTCGCCTCGGCCGAGCGATCACCGAGTTCATCAGGGATACGGAGAGCGAGCTTCTCTTCAATCATTCCAGCCGCGTATTCTTTTTCGGCGCGCTGGCGGGGCAACAGCGCGGCCTGAGCGTCAATCATGAGCTGCTTTACGCAGCGGCGATGTTTCATGACGTCGGGCTCATGCCCTCTCATGCCAGCGCCGATCTCCGTTTCGAGGTCGACGGCGCCAATGCCGCCCGGGACTTCCTACATAGCTACGGGGTGGATCCGTCCGACATCGAAAAGGTCTGGACGGGAATCGCCCTGCACACCACACCGGGCGTGCCGGAATTCATGCATCCCGTAGTTGCCTTGACTACGGCCGGCGTCGAGATGGACGTGCTCGGCCTGACCTATGGCCAGTATCCGGAAGAGATCCGCGAGGCGGTCGTCGCGGCATTCCCGAGGACACCGCACTTCAAGGAAGACATCATTCAGGCGTTCTACGACGGCATCGAACACAAGCCGCACACAACCTTCGGCAACGTCAAGGCGGACGTGCTGGCGGACAAGGATGCCGGATATCGTCGCGACAACTTCTGCTCGGTCATCCGCTGCTCGCACTGGGTGTCCTAG
- a CDS encoding aminoglycoside phosphotransferase family protein produces MFESYLRLWNLVADGEPIVTPAARLLPVRRRGEPAMLKLSCNLDQQRGAALMKWWDGDGAAQVFAQDDNALLMERATGARSLAAMARGSDDDEACRILCATVARLHRRRPGPLPELVPLTGWFRELEPAAAKHGGILVRSLETAQMLLADPREKVVLHGDLHHENVLDFGHRGWLAIDPHALAGERGFDFANIFTNPDLSDPSRPVATQPGRFHRRLTVVSEAANIERRRLLQWILAWTGLSAAWLLREQDPLAQVNLRIAALAAGELA; encoded by the coding sequence ATGTTCGAGTCGTATCTGCGCCTTTGGAACCTCGTCGCCGATGGCGAGCCGATTGTCACCCCCGCCGCACGCCTCCTACCGGTGCGTCGAAGAGGTGAGCCTGCCATGTTGAAACTGTCCTGCAACTTGGATCAGCAACGCGGCGCGGCGCTGATGAAGTGGTGGGACGGGGATGGGGCGGCACAGGTTTTCGCACAAGACGACAACGCTCTGCTTATGGAGCGTGCCACAGGTGCTCGGTCTTTGGCGGCCATGGCACGTGGCAGCGATGATGATGAGGCCTGCCGCATTCTTTGCGCCACGGTCGCCCGACTGCATCGCAGGCGCCCCGGTCCTTTGCCCGAACTGGTTCCTCTGACCGGGTGGTTCCGGGAACTTGAACCAGCAGCGGCAAAGCATGGCGGAATCCTGGTCCGGAGCCTCGAGACCGCGCAAATGCTCCTAGCTGATCCACGAGAGAAGGTCGTCCTTCACGGTGACTTGCACCATGAAAACGTGCTCGATTTCGGCCACCGAGGCTGGCTGGCCATCGACCCACATGCGTTGGCAGGTGAACGCGGCTTCGACTTTGCTAACATCTTTACCAACCCCGACTTAAGCGATCCAAGTCGGCCAGTAGCAACGCAACCAGGCCGCTTTCATCGGCGCCTGACCGTAGTGTCAGAAGCGGCAAATATCGAGCGGCGGCGCCTGCTTCAATGGATTCTCGCATGGACTGGATTGTCGGCGGCGTGGCTTCTCCGGGAACAGGATCCTTTGGCGCAGGTGAATCTGAGAATTGCTGCGCTCGCAGCAGGGGAACTTGCATGA